The genomic DNA TCAAGTATTCGTTGTAGAGCACTTGGTGGATGAAGCCGCGGTATCCGGTCCAGTTGTCTTCGGGCAACGGTTCGCTAAGCGCGATGTTGAACTTGAAGTTCGGGAACTCTTCTTCGATCTTGCGGAAGTGATCGACGTAGAACAATTCGCGATGGCTTCGTCCACCGTACCAGTAGCTGACTTTTCGACCGGTCTTCAAGTTGCGGAACAACTCGAACAAGTGACTACGCAGCGGAGCCATACCAGCACCACCACCGATGTAGACCATTTCCGAATCGGTATCCTTGATGAAGAACTCACCATAAGGACCGCTGATCGTCACCTTATCGCCGGGCTTGAGACCGAAGATATAGCTGGACATCTTGCCCGGAGGGGTGTCTTCAGGAGCACGTGGCGGCGGCGATGCGACCCGCACGTTCAACATGATGATCCCTTTTTCGCCGGGATAGTTCGCCATCGAATAAGCGCGAACGACTTCTTCGTCGACAACCGATGTGTAACGCCAAATGTTGAACTTGTCCCAGTCCTCGTGGAACTTCGATTCGATATCGAAGTCTTTGTAGTGGACCGTGTGCGGTGGACATTCGATCTGGATGTAACCGCCCGCCTTAAACGCAACGTCTTCCCCTTCGGGCAATTCCAACACCAATTCTTTGATGAAGGTCGCGACGTTGTTGTTGCTGCGAACGGTGCACTCCCACTTCTTAGTCTCGAAGGCTTCATGTGGCACTTCGACTTTCATGTCTTGCTTCACAGCAACTTGACACGACAGTCGCTCGCCACAGGCAGCTTCCTTCTTGGAGATATGGTTGCGTTCGGTGTCGAGGATCTCTCCACCGCCGTCCAGGACCTTCACCTTGCACTGTGCACAAGTACCACCGCCACCACAGGCGCTGGAAACGAAGATGCCCGCGTCGGCCAACGCGCCCAGAAGTTTGCCCCCGGCGGGGACGCTAATGTCTTTTTGATCGTTGATGTTGATCTTGACGTCACCCGAGGGGACCAAGATCTTTTTTGCACCCAGAATCACGCCAACCAGCAGGAAGATGACCCCGGTGAACATCAATACGCCGAAGAAAATGGTCATAGGGAAATTACTCGTTACCAGTGTTTCCAGAATGCATAAATTTGAAAAAGTTAAACGCTACCGCGACGACTCATGCGTCGCAGCAGTTGTTTAGATGCCGCCGAAGGCCATGAAAGCCATCGCCATCAAACCGACGGTGATAAAAGTGATTCCCAAGCCACGAAGTCCCGGTGGGACATCCGAATACTTCATCTTCTCACGAATTCCCGCAAGCGCGGCAATCGCCAACGCCCATCCAACGCCCGAGCCCAAACCGTAGGTAACGCTCTGTGCGAAATCGTATTCGCGTTGGACCATGAACAAACTACCACCCAAGATGGCGCAGTTCACAGTGATCAGCGGCAGGAAGATTCCCAACGCGTTGTACAGCGGTGGAAAGAAGCGATCCAACACCATCTCGAGAATCTGGACCATCGCGGCGATCACGCCGATGTAGCTGATAAAGCCCAGGAATTCCAAGTTCAGCGTCGCATATTCGCTACCCAGAAAGCGTGCCAACGCACCCTCTTTCAACAGGTAGGTGTAGATCAAATTGTTAGCGGGAACCGTGATCGATTGGATCACGATCACAGCCAGGCCAAGGCCGACGGCGGTCTTCACATTTTTGGAGATCGCCAAGAAGGTGCACATTCCCAAGAAAAAGGCTAACGCCAAGTTCTCGATGAAGACAGCCTTCATAAAGATAGTCATCAATGATTCGTTCACGTTAAGCCTCCTCGACTTGTTCGGGCCGTGCGACTCGAATCGCCCAGATCAGGAAACCGATCAGGAAAAACGCACTCGGTGGCAACAACATCAAGTTGTTGGGGTTGTACCAACCACCGTTGCGAGTCAATTCCATCACCTGGTATCCGAACAGCGATCCGTTGCCCAGTAGTTCTCGGAAAAACGCAACGACCATCAGCACCATGCTGTAACCGAGACCGTTGCCGATGCCGTCAAGGAAGCTCATCCCGACGCTATTTTTCATTGCAAAGCCTTCGGCGCGTCCCATCACGATACAGTTCGTGATGATTAGACCGACGAAGACCGACAATTGTTTACTGATGTCGTACAGGTAAGCCTTCAACAATTGATCGACCAGAATCACCAGCGACGCGATCACTGTCATCTGTACGATGATCCGGATGTTGCTGGGGATGTAGGTTCGGATCGAGCTGACCGCGGCGTTACTGGCCGCCACCACGCAGGTTACCGCCAAGCACATCACAAACGCTGTGCTCATCTTGTTGGTAACCGCCAAGGCGGAACAGATCCCGAGGATTTGCAGGGCGATTGGGTTGTTGTGGAAGATCGGTCCCAGCAAAACGTCTTTTGATTTTATAGCAGCCATCTATGACTTCCCTCCCGATTTTGGAAGTTCCGTTTTGAGTTTCGCGAGATACGGTTTGAAACCGTCTTCACTGACCCAGTAACGAACCAGATTCGTGACACCACGACAGGTGATCGTCGCCCCACTGAGGCCGTCGACCAGGTAGTTGTCATCCAACGGCGCGGGGCCCTTGCTGACACCCAACTCCGGCTGACCTTCATCGTTGTAAATTGTCAAACCTTCCCATTCGGCCTTCCAAGCGGGATTGTCGACTTCACCACCCAAGCCCGGCGTTTCACCATGTTCGTAGAACGTGATGCCTTTGACGGTCTCTAGGTTCTTATCCAAGGCGAGGAAACCGTACAGCGTCGACCAGAGTCCGTTGCCGTAAACCGGCAACACAACTTGCGACAACTGTCCATCAGCCGTTTTCACCAGGTAGACCTTGGAGACAGTTTCCCGTCGTCCGAGCCCGATTGGATAAGCGGTATCGCCGATGGCGGTGCTTTCATCTTTATCGCGAGCCGCTTTGCGAGGATCAAACGACTTGACCTCCTCGGGGCTTGCTTCGACATAGTCGCCCGTTTCGAGATCGACCAACTTGGTCTCGATCTGTTCGAACAACGTTTCAACTTGAGTCTTGGTCAATTGGTTCGCTGGAATCCCCAACTGCTCCATCGCCATCCCGGTCGCGTCGAGAATGTTCTTCTGGACGTCGAGCGCTTTGTTGATCTCTTGCAGCGGTTTCAGCTTGACGGCGGCGACGCTGACCAAGCTGGAGCAAACCAGACACAGGACCAGAGCGACCAAAACCGTATTGGTCATTGAATCACGAGGTGGCATAACGAGCGACCCTCCGTTTGATGTTGGCTTGAGCAACGTAATAATCGATCAGTGGAGCGAACACGTTGGCGAACAGGATCGCCAGCATGATGCCTTCTGGATAAGCGGGGTTCACAACACGAACCAGGATCGTCATGAATCCGATCAGCACGCCGTAGATCCAGCGTCCGGTGTTGGTCATCGCTGCGGAGACCGGGTCGGTCGCCATGAAGACCGCACCGAATGCGAATCCGCCGACAACCAAGTGCCACATCGGCGGCATCTCGAACATCGCGTACTTGTCGCTGCCGATCGCGTTCATCAACGCTGCGGTTGCAACCGCACCGACCACGGTACCAGCCATGATCCGCCACGATCCGATGCCCGCGGCGATCAGAATCGCTGCTCCGATCAAGCACGCCAAAGCGCTTGTCTCGCCCATCGAACCTTGGATCGTTCCCAGGAAACAGTCCCACCAGGTGAGCGTTTGCGTTCCCCATGAGGTCGCGATTCCGCCGGCAACCAAGTCACCCGCTGCGTCGAATTCGCCAGTCACAGGAGCCATGCCAGCTCCGGGAACCGCCGATGCCATCGCACCCAGGCTGGTTGCACCGCTGAAGCCGTCGACCGCGGTCCAAACCTTGTCGCCGCTGATCTCACCAGCGTAAGCAAAGTACAGAAACGCACGGGCGGTCAACGCGGGGTTAAGGAAGTTGCGGCCGGTGCCGCCGAAGACCTCTTTACCAACGATCACGCCAAACGCAATTCCGATGGCGACCTGCCACAGCGGAATCGTGGGCGGTAGCGTCAGCGGAAACAGCAAGCCGGTAACCAGGAAGCCCTCGTTGATTTCATGGCCGCGAACGACACAGAACAGAGCTTCGATGTGACCACCGACAAACATGCAGACGATGTAGATGGGCAGGAAGTGCAACGCGCCGAAGACAAAGTTGTCGACAAAGCTGCCCGGATCGCGCCCCAAACCAATCGCCGTTTGGATCGTGTAGTGCCAATCGGTCTTGGCCAGCTTGCGGAGCGGAATCTCGGTCTTGGGGACCAGTTCGTATTCCGCGGGGGTCAGGATTTCGTAGCCCGCCGATTCCATCTTGGCCATCGCCAAATTGGCTTGGTAGCCGGTGTTCCACATCGCAAACAGCGTGCAGGGAATCAAAGCGACCACGACCATGATCATCATCCGTTTCAGGTCGATGTTGTCGCGGACGTGGGTGGAACCTTTGGCAACGTGTCCCGGAGTGTACAGAAACGTATCGGGCGCTTCGTACATCGGATGGAGCATTGCCAGCGGTGAGCCTTTTTTGAACCAAGGCTCGACCTTCTGGTCGAGAAATTCTCGCAGCGCTTTCATGATATAAGGGGCTACGTTAGTGGTGAGTGATAAAGCGACGTGACGCTAGCCGCGAATAATAGTTCGAAAGCGGCAACCGCTTGGGGCTGGGCTTTCGTTTCATTTTGTCTTGCGCCAGCCGGGCTCGGCGGCGGCCGACAGGATCAGCCTTCGATTTCGATCGTGGTCAGATTCTCTCGCAAGATCTCACCAAATTCGTATTTGCCTGGGCAGACAAACGTGCAAAGTGCCAGATCTTCTTCTTCGAGTTCCAAAGCGCCCAACTGCTGCGCCTCTTCGGTGTCGCGAACGATCAACGATCGCAACAATTGAGTCGGCAGGATGTCCAATGGCATCACCCGTTCGTACGACCCGATCGGAACCATCGCCCGTTCGCTGCCGTGGGTGCCGGTGTTCATCGCAAATCGCTTGCCGGGGGTCAGTGCCGAAGCAAAGACTCGCGTGATCGAGAACTTGTCGAAGCCGGGCTTTTGCCAGCCCAAGAACTCGCGTTCGTTCCCTTCCTTCAGCACGCTGACCTGAGTGTGGTAGCGGCCCAAGAACATGCAAGGTTCGGTAGCGGTGCGACCGCCAAGGATCGAACCCGATACGATTCGCAGGTTGTCCCCTTCGAGTTCACCCGAGGTCAATTGAGTCAGATCGGCACCCAAACGTGTTTCGATCAAGCGTGGCTTGGTGACGCAGGGACCGGCCAGCGAAATGATCCGCGTCGGATCCAACTTGCCAGTCGCAAACAACTGTCCGATTGCGATCACGTCTTGATATCCGATGTACCAAACCGTTTTGGTCGGCCCAACGGGATCCAAGTAATGGATGTGAGTGCCAGGCAAACCGGCGGGATGCGGACCGCTGAAATCACTCAGCGTGACGCCATCGACGTTTGCTCCGGGGATATCGGCATCGGGGTTCTTGCAGACAAACGTCTTGCCAGCGGTCAGCTTCTTGATCGCGTTCAGACCGATCGAAAACTGCTCCGCCTTGCCACGCATGACAACCGAAGGATCGGCAGCCAAAGGATGCGTGTCGATCGCTTGAACAAAGATCGAATGCGGTTGGCTGCCTGGAGCGGGCACCTTGCCGAAGGGACGTGTGCGGAACGCCGACCACAGACCGCTGGCGGCCAGCACTTCGGTGATCGCTTCGCCACTGGCGGAGCTCAGATCGCTAGGCGTTTCAAAGGTTTCGCTGTCGTCACCTTCGATTTCGATCACCAGCGATTCAAAGCGACGCTTTGCTCCGCGGTTGATTTCGACAACCGTTCCCGCGGCGGGAGCGGTGTAGGTGACACCAGCGGTCTTCTTGTCAGAAAATACAGCCTGGCCCAACTTTACCTTGTCGCCGACGTTCACAAGCATGGTCGGCTTCATACCGATGTAGTCGTCTCCCACAAGCGCGACACGGGTGATCGCATGGGACGATTCGACAAGCTGCTGTGGCTCGCCGGAGATCGGTACGTTCAAGCCTTTGGTGATAGTGGTCATTCTCGGTCACCGATTCCTCGAGAGAGCGAACCGCCTAAGTAAAATGTTGACGGGAACCTATTGTGAAAATTTTCACAAGCCATAGGTTAAAGAAAGCTCGCAGTTGGATAGTTCAACTTCGAGCATTCGCTAACCGGGCAACAACGCGCGTATCATAACGAAACTTCGTCGCGACTGTAACGCCTGATGCAGAAAGGAATCTCAGCCTTCCACCTGCCCGAAATCTTTCGGACAAGCCAAGTTATTTCGCGACGAGATCCTGGGAAACTATTGCACAGTCGATAGCGAATGACAACGGCACCTCGTCAGTTTCCCGAGCCGCCACGTCGGATCTTTGTCCAAAACGCCGACTGAAAAAGAGAACAACGGAGCGGAGAGTTCCCCAGAATCGCACTAACGGACAGCAGCTCACCCGATCGATTCAACCGAGGCCAGAAGCCGCCAGTAACAGCTGAGATTTATTTTTGTCGCTCCGCTCGCAGCGATTACCGGCCCCTCTTACGGAACATGAGATACCGCACACCGAACCATCGGAGATTCCGCTCCCGGGCGTGCGATCTGCAAGCTCCGAGTTCTAGAAATTTTTTAGTCCCCCACGCCGGACCGCTACCTCAGCCAGAACAGCTTAGGGGGAGAGTCCGAAGCATTTTGGCGCGTCGGTCCCGGGCGGGATTCAAGACCGCCGCGATACTGCCGAGAAGCGAAAAGGAGATCCGACAGCGAGGGATCTAGCCGTCGATCGCAAAGGTCGATTCGACTTTGACGATCGCTTGGTCCTCGGGGAAGGTGTGGATCGCTTGGATCATCATCGATCGCGCTCGGGTCTCGATATTGATGTAGCTGACAGCTCCCATCGCGATTCGTCCGTTGGAATCGAAGCGATGCAGCAGGCCCTCGGTGGCGTCGGCGGTCAATTGCTTTTGAATCGTCCAAAACAGATCGGTGGCGACCGGTTCGAGCGTAAACCGCGTGGAATAGGTGACGCCCGATCGACATTCGGCGCGGTCGGTTCGCGAACCGCGGAGCGGGTATTCCATCAACCGGCGGCGGGTCGGCAGCAACTGCTGCGACGACGCTGCGACTTCGGAGATCGTGATCCCATTGCCGCGCCAGGTGACGACATGCCCGGAATTGGTGATCGAGATCTCCGCATGGAAGGCATCGCGTTGGATCCGCCGGGACCGATGGAATTCGAACAGTTCGGGATGTAGCGACCGCCCGAATACCTGAAATGTCAGTTCGGCGATCTTGGGGCGGACGGATAACACGTTACATCTTCTCAAACTTGTTGTAGATTTGTAAAAGACTGGTCCGCAAACCGATCGGCCATCGAGCGATGGCTGCAACGAATCTGGCGAACCCGAATGAAATTATACGGTCCCAAGGAAAGATTGCCAAAGACCGTTTAGGCAAGTTCGCTGGTTTTGATTTTTTGCAGCTTAGTGGTATTGCAATTCCAGCTTGGCGTTGGTCGGTTAACGTCCACTGACCGCCGGACAGCTGATCGCTGGCGGAAAAAATTTACGCGACGCAAGCTGGTCGCCGGTTCGAAGCACGAAGAAAGCACTATGGTCGTTGTCATCG from Rosistilla oblonga includes the following:
- the nqrF gene encoding NADH:ubiquinone reductase (Na(+)-transporting) subunit F, which gives rise to MTIFFGVLMFTGVIFLLVGVILGAKKILVPSGDVKININDQKDISVPAGGKLLGALADAGIFVSSACGGGGTCAQCKVKVLDGGGEILDTERNHISKKEAACGERLSCQVAVKQDMKVEVPHEAFETKKWECTVRSNNNVATFIKELVLELPEGEDVAFKAGGYIQIECPPHTVHYKDFDIESKFHEDWDKFNIWRYTSVVDEEVVRAYSMANYPGEKGIIMLNVRVASPPPRAPEDTPPGKMSSYIFGLKPGDKVTISGPYGEFFIKDTDSEMVYIGGGAGMAPLRSHLFELFRNLKTGRKVSYWYGGRSHRELFYVDHFRKIEEEFPNFKFNIALSEPLPEDNWTGYRGFIHQVLYNEYLKDHPAPEDIEYYICGPPMMNAAVFNLLDDLGVEKENVAYDDFGG
- the nqrE gene encoding NADH:ubiquinone reductase (Na(+)-transporting) subunit E, with the protein product MTIFMKAVFIENLALAFFLGMCTFLAISKNVKTAVGLGLAVIVIQSITVPANNLIYTYLLKEGALARFLGSEYATLNLEFLGFISYIGVIAAMVQILEMVLDRFFPPLYNALGIFLPLITVNCAILGGSLFMVQREYDFAQSVTYGLGSGVGWALAIAALAGIREKMKYSDVPPGLRGLGITFITVGLMAMAFMAFGGI
- a CDS encoding NADH:ubiquinone reductase (Na(+)-transporting) subunit D — protein: MAAIKSKDVLLGPIFHNNPIALQILGICSALAVTNKMSTAFVMCLAVTCVVAASNAAVSSIRTYIPSNIRIIVQMTVIASLVILVDQLLKAYLYDISKQLSVFVGLIITNCIVMGRAEGFAMKNSVGMSFLDGIGNGLGYSMVLMVVAFFRELLGNGSLFGYQVMELTRNGGWYNPNNLMLLPPSAFFLIGFLIWAIRVARPEQVEEA
- a CDS encoding Na(+)-translocating NADH-quinone reductase subunit C, producing the protein MTNTVLVALVLCLVCSSLVSVAAVKLKPLQEINKALDVQKNILDATGMAMEQLGIPANQLTKTQVETLFEQIETKLVDLETGDYVEASPEEVKSFDPRKAARDKDESTAIGDTAYPIGLGRRETVSKVYLVKTADGQLSQVVLPVYGNGLWSTLYGFLALDKNLETVKGITFYEHGETPGLGGEVDNPAWKAEWEGLTIYNDEGQPELGVSKGPAPLDDNYLVDGLSGATITCRGVTNLVRYWVSEDGFKPYLAKLKTELPKSGGKS
- a CDS encoding NADH:ubiquinone reductase (Na(+)-transporting) subunit B, producing the protein MKALREFLDQKVEPWFKKGSPLAMLHPMYEAPDTFLYTPGHVAKGSTHVRDNIDLKRMMIMVVVALIPCTLFAMWNTGYQANLAMAKMESAGYEILTPAEYELVPKTEIPLRKLAKTDWHYTIQTAIGLGRDPGSFVDNFVFGALHFLPIYIVCMFVGGHIEALFCVVRGHEINEGFLVTGLLFPLTLPPTIPLWQVAIGIAFGVIVGKEVFGGTGRNFLNPALTARAFLYFAYAGEISGDKVWTAVDGFSGATSLGAMASAVPGAGMAPVTGEFDAAGDLVAGGIATSWGTQTLTWWDCFLGTIQGSMGETSALACLIGAAILIAAGIGSWRIMAGTVVGAVATAALMNAIGSDKYAMFEMPPMWHLVVGGFAFGAVFMATDPVSAAMTNTGRWIYGVLIGFMTILVRVVNPAYPEGIMLAILFANVFAPLIDYYVAQANIKRRVARYATS
- a CDS encoding Na(+)-translocating NADH-quinone reductase subunit A: MTTITKGLNVPISGEPQQLVESSHAITRVALVGDDYIGMKPTMLVNVGDKVKLGQAVFSDKKTAGVTYTAPAAGTVVEINRGAKRRFESLVIEIEGDDSETFETPSDLSSASGEAITEVLAASGLWSAFRTRPFGKVPAPGSQPHSIFVQAIDTHPLAADPSVVMRGKAEQFSIGLNAIKKLTAGKTFVCKNPDADIPGANVDGVTLSDFSGPHPAGLPGTHIHYLDPVGPTKTVWYIGYQDVIAIGQLFATGKLDPTRIISLAGPCVTKPRLIETRLGADLTQLTSGELEGDNLRIVSGSILGGRTATEPCMFLGRYHTQVSVLKEGNEREFLGWQKPGFDKFSITRVFASALTPGKRFAMNTGTHGSERAMVPIGSYERVMPLDILPTQLLRSLIVRDTEEAQQLGALELEEEDLALCTFVCPGKYEFGEILRENLTTIEIEG
- a CDS encoding DUF2617 family protein, producing the protein MLSVRPKIAELTFQVFGRSLHPELFEFHRSRRIQRDAFHAEISITNSGHVVTWRGNGITISEVAASSQQLLPTRRRLMEYPLRGSRTDRAECRSGVTYSTRFTLEPVATDLFWTIQKQLTADATEGLLHRFDSNGRIAMGAVSYINIETRARSMMIQAIHTFPEDQAIVKVESTFAIDG